One Halobaculum sp. CBA1158 DNA segment encodes these proteins:
- a CDS encoding YIP1 family protein, with product MTTWVDNPEGGRARGPTAVARAWAEVLTRPTRFFRSGVAPGDQAPGLVFAVCVAVAFASVRFLFDPTTIPGAFGGSAVSALVSLLFVAVFLAPAALHLTAAFQTVLLMAFVRERAGVSETVQVLAYASAPCALAGPPIPELRAACALYGAGLLALGVREVHDTTTGRAVAATTLPAALVFGVGFRGFDAAVQLLVRWYII from the coding sequence GTGACGACGTGGGTCGACAATCCCGAGGGAGGACGCGCACGCGGGCCGACCGCCGTCGCCCGCGCGTGGGCGGAGGTGCTGACGCGACCGACGCGCTTCTTCCGGAGCGGCGTCGCCCCCGGCGACCAGGCTCCAGGACTGGTGTTCGCCGTCTGCGTCGCCGTCGCGTTCGCGAGCGTCAGGTTCCTCTTCGACCCGACGACGATTCCCGGGGCGTTCGGCGGATCGGCCGTCTCGGCGCTCGTGTCGCTGCTGTTCGTCGCCGTGTTTCTCGCGCCGGCCGCGCTCCACCTGACAGCGGCGTTTCAGACGGTGTTGCTGATGGCGTTCGTGCGCGAGCGGGCGGGCGTGAGCGAGACCGTACAGGTCCTCGCGTACGCGAGCGCGCCGTGCGCGCTGGCCGGACCACCGATCCCGGAGCTTCGGGCGGCGTGTGCGCTCTACGGGGCCGGTCTGCTCGCGCTCGGCGTCCGTGAGGTGCACGACACGACGACCGGACGCGCGGTGGCGGCGACGACGCTCCCGGCGGCGCTGGTGTTCGGTGTGGGCTTCCGCGGCTTCGACGCCGCCGTGCAGTTGCTCGTCCGGTGGTACATCATCTGA
- a CDS encoding thymidine kinase — MHAITGSGWIEVISGSMFSGKTEELLRRLRRAEIAGQEIAVFTPELDDRYGDATIGTHNGRSWEAHVVDSEGDGSWDLLDHLNGEMVVAIDEANFFSDALVDVCQALAEDDRRVIVSGTDQTYRGEPFHPLPALMAVAEYVDKLQAICAECGEPATRNQRLIEGEPAHENDPTILVGAEESYQARCRDCHVVRRE, encoded by the coding sequence ATGCACGCCATCACCGGCTCCGGGTGGATCGAGGTCATCTCGGGGTCGATGTTCTCGGGGAAGACCGAGGAACTCCTCCGTCGACTCAGGCGCGCGGAGATAGCCGGCCAGGAGATCGCCGTCTTCACGCCCGAACTCGACGATCGCTACGGGGACGCGACCATCGGGACGCACAACGGCCGCTCGTGGGAGGCCCACGTCGTCGACAGCGAGGGCGACGGGTCGTGGGACCTCCTGGATCACCTGAACGGCGAGATGGTCGTCGCGATCGACGAGGCGAACTTCTTCTCGGACGCGCTCGTCGACGTGTGTCAGGCGCTCGCGGAGGACGACCGACGCGTCATCGTCTCGGGCACCGACCAGACGTACCGCGGCGAGCCGTTTCATCCCCTGCCGGCGCTGATGGCCGTCGCCGAGTACGTCGACAAGCTCCAGGCGATCTGCGCGGAGTGCGGCGAGCCGGCGACGCGCAACCAGCGGCTCATCGAAGGCGAGCCCGCACACGAGAACGACCCCACGATACTCGTCGGCGCAGAGGAGAGCTACCAGGCGCGGTGTCGCGACTGCCACGTCGTCAGGCGCGAGTGA